From the genome of Mucispirillum schaedleri ASF457:
AATGTTAAATTGTCAGCACTTGGCGATAATGTTACAATAGAAGCAGAAAATGAAAATAATGCTGTAAAAGCATATAGATTATTTGAAGAATTAATGAAAACTGCAGAAAAAAGAGAGCTTACATCTGAAGATGTTGTTTATGCTGTTAAAATGATTAACAAAGATAATAATGTTGATGTAAGTGGTGTATTAACTGAAAAAATAAAAGTAGGTGGCTGGGCAAAAATTGTAACCGCAAAATCTCCATCACAAAGAGAATATATTAAAGCTATGAGCACAAGCGATATGATTTTTGGTATAGGACCTGCAGGAACTGGTAAAACTTATCTTGCTATGGCAATGGCTGTAAATCAGTTTTTATCTAAAAAAGCTGCCCGTATTATTTTAACCCGTCCTGCTGTAGAAGCTGGGGAAAAACTAGGGTTTTTACCCGGAGATATTGCTGATAAAATAAACCCATATCTTAGACCACTTTATGATGCACTTTATACTATGATGGATATTGATTATGTTACTAAATTAATAGAAAAAGGAGTTATAGAAGTTGCACCGCTTGCATTTATGAGAGGAAGAACATTAAATGATTCTTTTGTTATACTTGATGAGGCTCAAAACACAACAGAAGAACAGATGAAAATGTTTTTAACACGCCTTGGGTTTAATTCAAAAGCTGTTATTACTGGTGATGTTACTCAGATTGATTTACCAAGTGATAAAAGAAGTGGACTTATAACAGCTATGCATGTATTAAATAATATTTCAGAAATTAAATTTATACAATTCAGTGATAAAGATGTTGTGCGTCATCCACTTGTATCAAAAATAGTAAGAGCTTATGATGCAGCTATGAAAAAGGATTAATAATAT
Proteins encoded in this window:
- a CDS encoding PhoH family protein, whose protein sequence is MSITKEIIVPSVIQPYIFGRQDSNIKVIENNMNVKLSALGDNVTIEAENENNAVKAYRLFEELMKTAEKRELTSEDVVYAVKMINKDNNVDVSGVLTEKIKVGGWAKIVTAKSPSQREYIKAMSTSDMIFGIGPAGTGKTYLAMAMAVNQFLSKKAARIILTRPAVEAGEKLGFLPGDIADKINPYLRPLYDALYTMMDIDYVTKLIEKGVIEVAPLAFMRGRTLNDSFVILDEAQNTTEEQMKMFLTRLGFNSKAVITGDVTQIDLPSDKRSGLITAMHVLNNISEIKFIQFSDKDVVRHPLVSKIVRAYDAAMKKD